One region of Daphnia pulicaria isolate SC F1-1A chromosome 7, SC_F0-13Bv2, whole genome shotgun sequence genomic DNA includes:
- the LOC124349578 gene encoding extensin-2-like codes for MANFAITLLLAVVSMLAGSTTGGPMGSSSASSSYYQTTTTKEYYTTKKAEYYMTTYAAPTYYTEAPKYYTTKAPEYYTTASYYTTKEPEHYTTKKVEYYTTTYAAPSYYTEAPKYYTTEAPKYYTTTYAAPSYYTEAPKYYNTKAPEYYTTKKAEYYTTPEPYYTTTYAAPSYYTEAPKYYTTKAPEYYTEAPKYYSAPSYTTTAAPYYTTEAAKYYVAPTYYTAAAPSYYVEPAYYTEAPQYYSAPSYYETEAPKYYATAAPSYYTEAPKYYAAPSYYQTEAPVYYTKAPEYYTTATYYTTKAPEYYTTASYYTTKAPEYYTMTYAAPSYYTEAPKYYTTKAPEYYTEAPKYFSAPSYTTTAASYYTTEAVKYYLAPTYYTSTAPSYYIEPTYYTEAPQYYAAPSYYTEASKYYTTKASEYYTTAAYYTTKAPEYYTTAAPYYTTTYAAPTYYTEAPKYYTTKAAEYYTTASYYTTKAPEYYTTKKAEYYTTPAPYYSPTTYAAPSYYSEAPKYYTTKAPEYYTTAAYYTTKAPEYYTTASYYTTKAPEYYPTKKTEYYTEAPKYYSAPLY; via the exons ATGG CTAACTTTGCCATCACGTTGCTGCTAGCTGTTGTCTCGATGTTGGCTGGATCTACTACGGGTGGACCGATGGGCTCATCTTCTGCATCAAGTAGTTATTACCAGACCACAACAACGaaagagtactacaccaccaagaaaGCTGAATACTACATGACGACTTACGCTGCTCCTACCTACTACACTGAGGCCccgaagtactacaccaccaaggctcccgagtactacaccacggcttcttactacacaacaaagGAACCTGAGCATTACACCACAAAGAAGGTCgagtactacacaacaacctacgctgcccctagctactacaccgaggctccgaagtattacaccaccgaggctccgaagtactacaccacgacgtATGCGGCTCCTAGTtattacaccgaggctccaaagTACTACAATACCAAggctcccgagtactacactactAAGAAAGCTGAGTACTACACAACACCGGAACCTTATTACACCACGACCTACGCAGCTCCCAGCTACTATACCGAAGCcccaaagtactacaccaccaaagcacctgaatactacactgaggctccAAAGTACTACTCGGCTCCGAGCTACACCACCACAGCGGctccttactacaccactgaaGCTGCCAAGTATTACGTAgccccaacttactacaccgcTGCTGCCCCATCTTACTATGTTGAAccagcttactacaccgaggctccgcAATATTACTCAGCTCCTAGCTACTACGAAACCGAGGCACCCAAGTACTACGCAACTGCCGCCccaagctactacaccgaagcccctAAGTATTACGCTGCCCCAAGCTATTACCAGACTGAAGCGCCCGTTTATTATACTAAAGCTCCCGAGTACTATACCACTGCCACCTACTACACTACGAAAGCTCCCGAATACTACACAACTGCctcctactacaccaccaaggctccagagtacTATACTATGACCTACGCAGcccctagctactacaccgaagctcccaagtactacaccaccaaggcacctgaatactacaccgaggctccgaaGTATTTTTCAGCTCCAAGCTACACCACTACAGCTGcttcttactacaccactgaaGCTGTCAAGTATTACCTAgccccaacttactacacctCTACTGCCCCTTCTTACTATATTgagccaacttactacaccgaagcaccCCAGTACTACgctgctccaagctactacaccgaggcttccAAGTACTATACCACTAAGGCTTCAGAATACTATACTACTGCTgcctactacaccaccaaggcacccgaGTACTATACCACTGCGGCTCCTTACTACACTACTACTTATGCAGCTCCTacttactacactgaggccccaaagtactacaccaccaaagcaGCTGAGTACTATACAACTGCTtcctactacaccactaaggcgccagaatactacaccactaagaaAGCCGAATACTACACTACTCCGGCACCTTACTACAGCCCTACGACCTACGCTGCTCCCAGCTACTACTctgaggctcccaagtactacaccaccaaggctccagaatactacaccactgcagcttactacaccaccaaggctcccgagtactacacaacGGCTtcctactacaccacaaaGGCACCTGAGTACTACCCAACTAAGAAAACTgaatactacactgaggctccCAAATATTATTCTGCCCCATTATACTAG
- the LOC124350014 gene encoding protein spaetzle-like has product MSIKLMIFASLMVIGVFSDPEPSNYKAPPAYGAQPKYPEIPNCAKNTTKSWCLEDSEYPQHEVQQALDQHYQAVVAFYKDKLANTENSVDGLDKLNDEVYLCPSSTDYVRPFRAINVDGKWRTIVNGVESYGIKYTQTARIEECDVVVGTTCPLVPSCYESKCVQKNIFHRFLVYNPQDYTFPFAIEKFKLPGSCGCVVGAFHL; this is encoded by the exons ATGTCTATCAAATTGATG attttTGCTTCGCTGATGGTGATTGGCGTTTTCTCCGATCCTGAGCCCAGCAACTACAAAGCTCCTCCTGCCTACGGTGCCCAGCCAAAGTACCCTGAAATTCCGAACTGCGCCAAAAACACGACCAAGTCCTGGTGCCTGGAAGACTCTGAATATCCCCAACATGAAGTGCAACAAGCCCTGGACCAACACTACCAGGCCGTCGTGGCTTTCTACAAGGACAAACTAGCCAACACTGAGAACTCTGTCGACGGATTGGACAAGTTGAATGACGAGGTTTACCTTTGCCCGAGTTCCACCGATTACGTCCGTCCTTTCCGGGCCATCAACGTCGACGGCAAGTGGCGGACCATCGTCAACGGCGTCGAATCTTACGGCATCAAGTACACGCAAACTGCTCGAATCGAAGAATGCGACGTGGTCGTGGGCACCACCTGCCCCTTGGTCCCGTCCTGCTACGAGTCCAAATGCGTCCAGAAGAACATTTTCCATCGCTTCTTGGTCTACAACCCACAAGACTACACCTTCCCTTTTgccattgaaaaattcaaattgcctGGATCGTGCGGATGCGTCGTTGGAGCTTTTCACCTTTAA
- the LOC124350007 gene encoding protein spaetzle-like yields MSLSYHFLIFVSLGVVAVVTGNNYKPPAYHQPKYEPKYEPEIPVCSKNTTKNWCLEDSEYPAYEVVYELDKHYEAVVALYKNVVAETANSVDTLTQLVDETYLCPSATSYVQPLRAVNTKGKWRVIINKVESYGIKYDQHARIEECEADAAGKACPLVPTCYESKCLQKSIYHRFLVYDPTDYYFPFAIETFKLPASCACFVGAFSL; encoded by the exons ATGTCTCTGTCCTACCACTTTTTG ATCTTTGTGAGTTTAGGTGTTGTGGCCGTTGTGACGGGCAACAATTACAAGCCGCCCGCTTATCACCAGCCGAAATACGAACCGAAATACGAGCCAGAGATTCCGGTCTGCTCCAAGAACACGACCAAGAACTGGTGCCTGGAGGATTCCGAGTACCCGGCCTACGAAGTCGTTTACGAACTGGACAAGCACTACGAGGCCGTTGTGGCTTTGTACAAGAACGTCGTGGCCGAAACGGCCAACTCGGTCGACACTTTGACCCAATTGGTGGACGAGACTTACCTCTGCCCCAGCGCCACCTCCTACGTCCAGCCGCTGCGTGCCGTCAACACCAAAGGCAAGTGGCGTGTCATCATCAACAAAGTCGAGTCTTACGGCATCAAATACGATCAACACGCTCGCATCGAAGAATGTGAGGCCGACGCGGCCGGAAAGGCCTGCCCCTTGGTCCCCACCTGCTACGAGTCCAAGTGCCTCCAGAAGAGCATCTACCACCGTTTCCTCGTCTACGATCCCACCGATTACTATTTCCCATTCGCCATCGAGACCTTCAAGTTGCCGGCCTCATGCGCCTGCTTCGTTGGAGCCTTCAGCCTCTAA
- the LOC124349947 gene encoding neurotrophin 1-like, with protein MSLAVTILMFCAVGAWAEDLVAQEQYRPAYKPAYPEPQYPSYSKPSAIQYSKDPSYPSYPAYPKYCDPKAAPKCAENATVGWCLTDEEYPTYEVKYAIDYDPLVLKKYADVADQSANDLVDGVSKEQEEKFDYSFYNGKQFDQGNWVGGEGFICPSEVAYSRPLRAKNTAGEWRVIVQDIAWPTYTQTQRTETCLFPEAACRTLAPCHLSKCLQKHTIHRMLSFDPCDAYKGIFIDTYKLQSACSCHIPVKA; from the exons ATGTCTTTGGCAGTG ACGATTTTGATGTTTTGCGCTGTCGGCGCTTGGGCTGAAGATTTGGTTGCCCAGGAACAGTACAG ACCAGCTTACAAGCCAGCGTACCCCGAGCCCCAATACCCGTCTTACAGCAAACCATCAGCTATTCAATATTCCAAAGACCCATCATACCCATCGTACCCCGCTTACCCCAAGTACTGCGACCCAAAAGCCGCACCCAAATGCGCTGAAAACGCGACGGTCGGTTGGTGTTTGACCGACGAGGAATACCCCACCTACGAAGTCAAG TACGCCATCGACTACGATCCTttagtgttgaagaaatacgccGACGTGGCCGACCAGTCAGCCAACGATTTGGTGGATGGCGTCAGCAAGGAACAAGAGGAGAAATTCGATTATTCTTTCTACAACGGCAAGCAGTTCGACCAGGGCAACTGGGTCGGTGGTGAGGGTTTCATCTGCCCCAGCGAGGTGGCCTACTCGCGTCCCCTGCGCGCCAAGAACACGGCCGGTGAGTGGCGCGTCATCGTCCAGGACATCGCCTGGCCGACTTACACCCAGACCCAGCGGACCGAGACTTGCTTGTTCCCCGAAGCCGCTTGCCGCACGTTGGCCCCTTGCCACTTGAGCAAGTGCCTCCAGAAGCACACTATCCACCGCATGCTCTCCTTCGACCCGTGCGATGCTTACAAGGGCATCTTCATCGACACCTACAAGCTGCAATCCGCTTGCTCCTGCCACATCCCCGTCAAGGCCTAA